The following are encoded together in the Brassica napus cultivar Da-Ae chromosome A9, Da-Ae, whole genome shotgun sequence genome:
- the LOC106368708 gene encoding protein CELLULOSE SYNTHASE INTERACTIVE 1, whose translation MASALGWRFASSNGNGLAPNDTDMKIPDSEPQTPHSTTKMSLRERTTSMEDPDGTLASVAQCIEQLRQGSSSAQEREYCLKQLLDLIEMRENAFSAVGSHSQAVPVLVSLLRSGSLGVKIQAATVLGSLCQENELRVKVLLGGCIPPLLGLLKSSSVEGQIAAAKTIYAVSEGGVKDHVGSKIFSTEGVVPVLWDQLRSGNKKGEVDGLLTGALKNLSSTTEGFWPETIRAGGVDVLVKLLTSGQSSTVSNVCFLLACMMMEDASVCSSVLTTDITKQLLKLLGSGNEASVRAEAAAALKSLSAQSKEAKREIANSNGIPVLINATIAPSKEFMQGEYAQALQENAMCALANISGGLSYVISSLGQSLESCSSPAQTADTLGALASALMIYDGKAETTRASDPLVVEQTLLKQFKPRLPFLVQERTIEALASLYGNSILSVKLSNSDAKHLLVGLVTMAANEVQDELVKALLMMCNHEGSLWQALQGREGIQLLISLLGLSSEQQQECAVALLCLLSNENDESKWAITAAGGIPPLVQILETGSAKAREDSATILRNLCNHSEDIRACVESADAVPALLWLLKNGSANGKEIAAKTLNHLIHKSDTATISQLTALLTSELPESKMYVLDALKSMLSVVPFSDMLREGSASNDAIETMIKLMSSAKEETQANSASALAAIFHSRKDLRESALALKTLLSAIKLLHGDSEKILVESSRCMAAILLSIKENRDVAIAAREALPTLISLSNSSVLEVAEQGMCALANLILDSEVSEKVIVEDIILSATRILREGTVSGKTLAAAAIARLLSRHQINSALTDSVNRAGTVLALVSLLESADGRSDAISEALDALAIFSRARVIGNVKPAWVVLAESPSSMAPIVSSIVSVANPSLQDKAIEVLSRLCRDQPIVLGNMVNNARDCVSSIAKRVINSRDPKIKIGGAAIIICAAKVDDQRMIENLNETQLCAKFVQALVRILDSPSVQDQDKDERDNIFICIHPKEKEEDEEEEEATESREGSTGVTLLSGDNLAIWLLSVLSCHDEKSRAVILESEGIELITDRIGNRFLQADDGEDTNIWVCALLLAILFQDREITRANATMKAVPVLSNLVKSEEYADRYFAAQALASLVCNGSRGTLLSVANSGAAAGFISLLGCSDDDIKELLQLSQEFMLVRYPDQVALERLFRVEDIRVGATSRKAIPLLVELLKPIPDRPGAPLLALNLLTLLAGDCTQNMIVMVESGALEGLSKYLSLGPQDEQEEAATVLLGILFSSAEIRRHESAFGAVSQLVAVLRLGGRGARYSAAKALDSLFTADHIRNAESSRQAVQPLVEILSTGSEREQHAAIAALVRLLSDNPSRALAVADVEMNAVDVLCRILSSNCSMELKGDAAELCYVLFANTRIRSTVAAARCVEPLVSLLVSEFSPAQHSVVRALDKLVDDEQLAELVAAHGAVVPLVGLLYGRNYVLHEAISRALVKLGKDRPACKLEMVKAGVIDCVLDILHEAPDFLCAAFSELLRILTNNATIAKGQSAAKVVEPLFNLLTRLEFGPDGQHSALQVLVNILEHPQCRADYTLNPHQVIEPLIPLLDSTSPAVQQLAAELLSHLLLEEHLQKDPLTQLAIGPLIHVLGSGIHLLQQRAVKALVSIALTWPNEIAKEGGVSELSKVILQADPSLSNVLWESAASILVVILQFSSEFYLEVPVAVLVRLLRSASENTVVGALNTLLVLESDDGTSAESMAESGAIEALLDLLRSHQCEDTAARLLEVLLNNVKIRDSKATKTAILPLSQYLLDPQTQAQQARLLATLALGDLFQNEALARSTDAASACRALVNVLEEQPTEEMKVVAICALQNLVMYSRSNKRAVAEAGGVQVVLDLISSSDPDTSVQAAMFVKLLFSNHTVQEYASSETVRAITAAIEKDLWATGTVNDEYLKALNSLFNNFPRLRATEPATLSIPHLVTSLKTGSEATQEAALDALFLLRQAWSACPAEVSRAQSVAAADAIPLLQYLIQSGPPRFQEKAEFLLQCLPGTLVVTIKRGNNMKQSVGNPSVFCKITLGNTPPRQTKVISTGPNPEWDESFSWSFESPPKGQKLHISCKNKSKMGKSSFGKVTIQIDRVVMLGAVAGEYSLLPESKSGPRNLEIEFQWSNK comes from the exons GAGAACGAACTTAGAGTTAAGGTGTTACTTGGGGGATGCATTCCTCCGTTGCTTGGTCTTCTCAAGTCGAGTTCAGTTGAAGGGCAGATCGCTGCAGCAAAGACAATCTATGCTGTTTCTGAAGGTGGGGTGAAAGACCATGTTGGATCGAAAATATTTTCTACTGAGGGAGTTGTACCGGTTCTGTGGGACCAGTTGCGCAGTGGGAATAAGAAGGGAGAGGTTGATGGTTTGTTAACTGGTGCACTTAAGAACCTCTCTAGCACCACAGAAGGATTTTGGCCTGAGACGATTCGAGCTGGGGGAGTGGATGTACTTGTGAAGCTGCTTACCAGCGGGCAGTCGAGTACAGTCTCTAATGTGTGCTTCCTTCTTGCTTGCATGATGATGGAGGATGCATCTGTTTGCTCCAGTGTGTTGACTACGGACATTACAAAACAGCTTCTCAAGTTGTTAGGATCAGGCAATGAGGCCTCAGTTAGGGCAGAGGCTGCTGCTGCTCTCAAGTCGCTTTCTGCTCAATCTAAAGAAGCAAAGCGAGAAATCGCTAATTCTAATGGTATTCCTGTTTTAATAAATGCAACAATAGCTCCGTCAAAAGAATTCATGCAAGGTGAATATGCCCAAGCATTACAAGAAAATGCCATGTGTGCCCTTGCCAATATTTCCGGTGGTTTGTCATATGTCATATCAAGCCTTGGCCAGAGTCTTGAATCATGCTCCTCGCCTGCTCAGACTGCCGACACTCTTGGGGCTTTAGCTTCAGCTTTGATGATATATGATGGCAAAGCAGAAACGACCAGGGCATCAGATCCATTGGTCGTTGAGCAGACTCTTCTGAAACAGTTCAAGCCTCGTCTACCATTTCTTGTTCAAGAACGCACCATTGAAGCACTTGCAAGTTTGTACGGGAATTCAATACTCTCTGTTAAACTTTCCAACTCGGATGCAAAACATTTACTTGTTGGTCTAGTAACAATGGCAGCTAATGAGGTTCAAGATGAGCTTGTAAAGGCTCTTCTGATGATGTGTAACCATGAAGGTAGCCTGTGGCAAGCACTACAGGGACGTGAAGGGATACAATTGTTGATATCTCTTCTGGGTCTTTCATCCGAACAGCAGCAAGAATGCGCTGTTGCACTTCTATGCCTTTTGTCTAACGAAAATGATGAAAGCAAGTGGGCCATCACTGCCGCCGGAGGTATACCTCCACTTGTTCAGATTTTAGAGACAGGGTCTGCCAAAGCCAGGGAAGATTCTGCAACTATCCTTAGGAACTTGTGCAATCACAGCGAAGATATACGTGCTTGTGTTGAAAGTGCTGATGCTGTCCCTGCTCTGCTGTGGCTACTAAAGAATGGCAGTGCCAATGGTAAGGAAATTGCTGCCAAGACGTTAAATCATTTGATTCATAAATCAGATACTGCAACAATCAGTCAGCTTACTGCTTTGCTGACCAGCGAGCTACCTGAGTCTAAAATGTATGTTTTGGATGCATTAAAAAGCATGCTTTCTGTGGTCCCATTCAGTGACATGTTACGTGAAGGAAGTGCTTCAAATGATGCTATTGAGACGATGATCAAGTTGATGAGCTCTGCTAAAGAAGAAACTCAAGCAAATTCAGCCTCAGCTCTTGCAGCTATATTCCACAGCAGAAAGGATTTGCGTGAAAGCGCTCTAGCCCTCAAAACTCTCTTGTCGGCCATAAAACTTTTACATGGGGATTCTGAGAAGATCCTTGTTGAGTCTTCCCGATGTATGGCTGCAATTTTACTCTCAATTAAGGAGAATCGAGATGTGGCCATTGCCGCCAGAGAAGCATTGCCTACTCTGATTTCTCTTTCAAACTCATCCGTTCTAGAAGTCGCTGAGCAAGGAATGTGCGCGTTGGCTAATCTTATATTGGACAGTGAAGTGTCAGAGAAGGTCATTGTCGAAGATATTATTTTGTCGGCGACTAGAATCTTACGTGAGGGAACAGTGTCTGGGAAGACTCTTGCAGCTGCTGCAATTGCTCGCCTGCTTAGTCGTCACCAAATTAATTCCGCGTTGACAGATTCTGTGAACCGTGCTGGAACAGTGCTCGCTTTAGTGTCTCTTCTAGAATCTGCCGACGGAAGATCTGATGCAATTTCTGAGGCCCTAGATGCGCTAGCTATATTCTCAAGGGCAAGAGTTATTGGAAATGTAAAGCCAGCGTGGGTTGTTTTGGCTGAATCCCCTAGCAGTATGGCCCCAATAGTCTCATCTATAGTGAGTGTCGCCAATCCCTCTTTACAGGATAAAGCTATTGAAGTGTTGTCAAGACTTTGCCGAGATCAACCAATAGTTTTGGGAAACATGGTCAACAATGCCAGAGATTGCGTGTCATCTATAGCTAAAAGGGTGATAAATTCCAGGGaccctaaaataaaaattggtgGAGCTGCTATTATTATATGTGCTGCCAAAGTTGACGACCAGAGGATGATTGAGAATCTGAACGAGACACAATTGTGTGCCAAATTCGTTCAAGCACTTGTGCGGATTCTAGATTCACCTTCTGTGCAAGATCAGGATAAGGATGAGAGAGATAATATCTTCATATGCATTCATCCAAAAGAAaaggaggaagatgaagaagaagaagaggccaCAGAAAGTAGGGAGGGTTCCACGGGGGTAACACTTCTTTCTGGTGACAACTTAGCCATCTGGTTGCTCTCGGTTCTTTCTTGTCATGATGAAAAGAGCAGAGCAGTTATATTGGAGTCAGAAGGCATCGAGTTGATTACTGATAGAATAGGCAACCGTTTTCTCCAG GCTGATGATGGAGAAGACACCAACATTTGGGTATGTGCTTTACTGCTAGCCATACTTTTCCAGGACAGAGAAATCACTCGCGCAAATGCAACAATGAAAGCTGTTCCAGTGCTCTCAAATCTTGTGAAGTCAGAGGAATATGCCGACAGATATTTTGCAGCACAAGCGCTAGCTAGTCTTGTCTGTAATGGTAGTAGGGGAACTCTTTTATCTGTTGCAAACTCTGGTGCTGCGGCTGGGTTCATATCGTTGCTTGGTTGTTCTGATGATGACATAAAAGAACTTCTGCAGTTGTCACAGGAGTTCATGCTAGTGCGTTACCCAGACCAAGTCGCCCTTGAGAGGCTTTTTCGAGTTGAAGATATTAGAGTTGGGGCTACTTCACGAAAGGCGATTCCCTTACTTGTTGAACTTCTTAAGCCAATTCCAGACCGCCCCGGTGCTCCTCTACTTGCACTTAATCTTCTAACTCTGCTGGCTGGAGACTGTACACAAAACATGATTGTCATGGTAGAGTCAGGTGCTCTTGAGGGCCTCTCCAAATATCTTTCTCTTGGACCACAGGATGAACAAGAGGAAGCTGCAACGGTTCTTTTAGGCATCTTATTTAGCAGTGCTGAAATTCGAAGGCACGAGTCAGCATTTGGCGCTGTCAGCCAACTTGTAGCAGTTCTGCGACTAGGTGGAAGAGGAGCAAGGTACAGTGCCGCCAAGGCATTGGATAGTCTCTTTACTGCTGACCATATAAGAAATGCAGAGTCCTCTAGACAAGCTGTTCAGCCATTGGTAGAAATTCTCAGTACTGGTTCAGAGAGAGAGCAACATGCTGCTATTGCTGCACTTGTTAGGCTGCTGAGTGATAATCCATCTCGAGCACTGGCAGTCGCAGATGTGGAGATGAATGCGGTGGATGTTCTCTGCAGGATCCTTTCTTCAAACTGTTCGATGGAACTGAAGGGGGATGCGGCAGAATTGTGTTATGTTCTGTTTGCAAACACAAGGATTAGGTCTACGGTTGCTGCAGCACGCTGTGTTGAGCCTCTCGTCTCTCTCCTTGTGAGTGAATTCAGCCCTGCACAACATTCGGTTGTGCGAGCGCTGGACAAGCTTGTCGATGATGAACAACTGGCTGAACTAGTTGCAGCTCATGGTGCGGTGGTTCCTCTTGTTGGCCTTCTCTATGGTAGAAACTATGTACTCCATGAGGCTATATCAAGGGCTCTAGTAAAGCTAGGTAAGGACAGGCCTGCATGTAAACTAGAAATGGTGAAAGCTGGAGTTATCGATTGCGTACTTGATATTCTCCATGAAGCTCCGGATTTTCTTTGTGCTGCATTTTCAGAACTACTTCGCATCCTTACAAATAACGCTACTATTGCCAAGGGCCAATCTGCTGCGAAAGTGGTTGAGCCTCTTTTCAATTTGCTGACGAGGCTGGAGTTTGGACCTGACGGGCAGCACAGTGCGCTGCAAGTTCTAGTCAATATCTTAGAACATCCACAATGCCGAGCTGATTATACACTCAATCCGCACCAAGTGATTGAGCCGCTCATCCCACTGCTGGATTCTACATCCCCAGCAGTACAGCAATTGGCAGCTGAGCTTCTGTCTCATTTGCTCTTGGAGGAGCATCTGCAGAAGGATCCATTAACACAACTTGCGATTGGTCCCTTAATCCATGTTCTTGGATCTGGTATACACCTATTGCAGCAGAGAGCTGTGAAAGCTCTGGTCAGCATTGCTCTAACATGGCCAAATGAAATAGCTAAAGAAGGTGGTGTGAGTGAGCTGTCCAAGGTGATACTGCAAGCCGATCCATCGCTTTCCAATGTTTTATGGGAGTCCGCAGCATCAATATTGGTAGTCATCTTGCAATTTAGCTCCGAGTTTTACCTGGAAGTTCCTGTTGCTGTTCTCGTAAGACTGCTACGCTCTGCATCTGAAAACACCGTGGTTGGTGCACTCAACACTCTCCTAGTGTTGGAAAGTGACGATGGAACAAGTGCTGAATCCATGGCTGAAAGCGGAGCCATAGAAGCTCTTCTTGATCTTCTAAGGTCCCATCAGTGTGAGGACACAGCTGCGAGACTGCTCGAGGTACTTCTCAACAACGTGAAGATTAGAGATTCAAAAGCCACCAAGACTGCGATATTACCCTTGTCCCAGTACCTCTTGGATCCACAGACTCAAGCTCAGCAGGCGCGATTATTGGCAACTCTGGCTCTAGGTGATCTTTTCCAAAACGAAGCACTCGCTAGAAGCACAGACGCAGCTTCTGCTTGCCGTGCTTTAGTCAATGTCCTTGAAGAGCAACCTACGGAAGAAATGAAAGTAGTGGCTATATGTGCTCTGCAAAACCTTGTTATGTATAGCCGTTCCAACAAAAGAGCGGTTGCCGAAGCAGGTGGTGTGCAGGTCGTCTTAGATCTGATCAGCTCCAGTGACCCGGATACATCTGTTCAGGCTGCAATGTTCGTAAAACTACTCTTCTCTAATCACACCGTGCAAGAATACGCATCTAGCGAGACCGTCAGAGCAATTACTG CTGCTATTGAGAAGGACTTGTGGGCCACTGGAACGGTGAATGACGAGTATCTAAAAGCTTTAAACTCTTTGTTTAACAACTTCCCTCGGCTAAGAGCCACCGAGCCTGCAACACTTAGTATACCGCATCTAGTTACATCCCTTAAGACAGGGTCAGAGGCAACTCAAGAAGCTGCCTTGGATGCGTTGTTTCTTCTCAGACAAGCTTGGTCAGCATGTCCTGCTGAAGTTTCCAGGGCCCAGTCAGTGGCTGCTGCAGACGCTATCCCTCTACTTCAGTACCTAATTCAATCAGGTCCACCGCGGTTCCAGGAGAAAGCTGAATTCCTCTTGCAATGCTTGCCAGGAACTCTAGTGGTCACAATCAAACGCGGTAATAACATGAAGCAATCCGTTGGTAACCCTAGCGTGTTCTGCAAGATAACACTTGGTAACACACCTCCTAGACAAACCAAG GTGATATCGACCGGTCCAAATCCAGAGTGGGATGAGAGTTTCTCATGGTCATTTGAGAGCCCTCCCAAAGGTCAAAAACTCCACATTTCATGCAAGAACAAGAGCAAAATGGGAAAG AGTTCATTCGGGAAAGTAACGATCCAAATCGACCGGGTGGTAATGCTGGGAGCAGTTGCAGGTGAATACAGTTTGTTACCAGAAAGCAAAAGTGGCCCCAGAAACCTTGAAATCGAATTTCAGTGGTCCAACAAGTAA